The proteins below come from a single Ptychodera flava strain L36383 chromosome 6, AS_Pfla_20210202, whole genome shotgun sequence genomic window:
- the LOC139135589 gene encoding uncharacterized protein, with amino-acid sequence MAASTQGSWYPSGFHGHFRSKIRNDFVNDYRQQAKPSPPLKFVKRLSEKPSGHQFSHHDNRFSFLNTVTSFQDGLGKRKLQGKHTNIFRPDFIAWVPHTREIREMGPSVSSYRNDFKETLSAPVHQILIDSVKRPNTANPIVPQPPIDERPITTYRFVHRHLQPNPKVNTNMNTGEVEDAPVPSVKSNQYINVKVPSVYDRKKQHPSLTRLRRSRAASAPPIRESVAMCLQWYRPESEKVTPLQLVGRGGEINVNQTSTSASQEVSLPSMPFHTQTAPAGLQHTTLQATPLVPADIPTAPSMSTTVPESTYSPPTTQSVPPPTFDTAPQQQAVDVCLAE; translated from the exons ATGGCTGCGAGCACGCAAGGGAGCTGG TATCCGTCGGGCTTCCATGGACACTTTCGCAGTAAGATCAGGAACGACTTTGTGAACGATTATAGACAGCAAGCCAAACCCTCGCCGCCGCTGAAGTTCGTGAAACGTTTGTCG GAGAAACCTTCGGGTCATCAATTTTCTCACCATGACAACAGATTCTCCTTTCTGAACACAGTCACCTCCTTTCAAGAT GGTCTTGGAAAACGGAAGCTCCAGGGTAAACATACCAACATCTTCCGTCCCGACTTCATAGCATGGGTACCACACACCAGAGAAATACGAGAGATGGGGCCGTCAGTTTCCTCGTATAGGAACGACTTCAAAGAAACCTTGTCAGCTCCGGTTCACCAAATTTTGATTGATTCCGTGAAGAGACCAAACACGGCAAATCCAATCGTCCCACAGCCACCCATCGATGAACGTCCCATTACTACCTATCGATTTGTTCATAGACATTTACAACCCAATCCCAAAGTGAATACCAACATGAACACTGGTGAAGTAGAGGACGCTCCAGTGCCTTCTGTCAAATCTAATCAATACATCAATGTCAAAGTTCCGTCAGTTTATGATAGGAAGAAGCAACACCCATCCCTGACTCGACTTCGGAGGAGTCGTGCGGCGTCAGCGCCCCCTATCAGGGAAAGCGTGGCAATGTGTTTGCAGTGGTACAGACCAGAGTCGGAGAAAGTAACGCCGCTACAGTTAGTTGGAAGAGGAGGGGAAATCAACGTCAACCAGACATCGACATCGGCAAGTCAGGAAGTGTCGTTACCTTCCATGCCATTTCACACACAGACTGCACCGGCAGGTCTGCAACACACTACACTCCAAGCAACTCCACTAGTGCCAGCAGATATcccaacagcgccctctatgtcAACTACTGTTCCAGAGTCAACGTACTCACCACCAACCACACAGTCTGTTCCTCCCCCAACTTTTGATACAGCACCTCAGCAACAAGCAGTCGATGTTTGCTTGGCAGAATAA
- the LOC139135587 gene encoding uncharacterized protein isoform X1 → MLVNQVNTRDIYTTNPGEFLKNTRFAYDWEDSAFQSTQAYSQGNSSQFENSQTSSYELFSQKPSQQTVVSSHRNESSSADQSKYHLKYLSMPPLFGKDGRSDQPLVTKTSTKGQGHFEQFEINKQRAKERDERDLIQKIFTGMKTCVGEVKAAAESIKETMNRDMAKGTEQSAQLIKKVNEDLASYFQTLLKTLQAKDEEKEKVAELEKIIAMKDTKIEFLQSQLEEAQQEQQKEVIETLKTAYNEQQQLNREQLEKFQREQDKSHALASKDTWSNGIASSLPKYKNFNRSEQTLNADYGYSFDSGHQGVNVSSLRSQENHRFSVPQGIHPMCHQDNNQVDLRYNDYIQPPYQPIYSKDTCNGRIVYGVDQHVRSALSTHKTNIDIQTNRVKSTEFVQNEFTTFENSNSHQQHMRIMQDISTEPLKNKPAQSLCQTLPVSLTSPTTESGTKWAGAARAKAKQSPVATVMPQVKQSVVSANCDDSKEDATELRSSVKKRRRVIGGSTQSNEHATRKSQRLSARNLTRPQVFQEEDIAKGSQQIPLQKEEPVLNNKISNRASAIKVYEYTDEGNTTDQVGNPRVKGNDERKTMGRSRSFSSIPSHRKVDRKNSYTGGLQMQDENKSAMDLEDEVPMTVKRHVKQGRRTPGSLQSKNQPQLASPLNKDKPQISPKDVCTRSILKMKENKNGISEEGNILKTSTHYSDSEESSQETFTFVIPDSPVFMKSPIDEHRSNMSKNEDDFWSCSSSITTSGPMESEYKVSRSVEARRKLSDFSLKKSGINIPNIRRSMKTSKHH, encoded by the exons ATGTTAGTTAATCAAGTAAACACCAGAGACATCTATACAACAAATCCGGG GGAGTTCCTAAAAAACACAAGATTTGCATATGATTGGGAAGACTCTGCCTTTCAATCAACTCAAGCATACAGCCAAGGAAATAGTTCTCAGTTTGAAAATTCCCAGACCAGCTCATATGAGCTCTTCTCTCAAAAGCCTTCTCAGCAGACTGTAGTTTCAAGCCATAGGAATGAG TCTTCAAGTGCAGACCAATCAAAGTATCATCTCAAGTACTTGTCGATGCCTCCTTTGTTTGGCAAAGATGGCCGTTCTGACCAGCCCTTGGTAACAAAGACAAGTAccaaaggtcaaggtcattttgagcagtttgaaataaataaacagagaGCAAAGGAAAGGGATGAAAG aGACTtaattcagaaaatattcacTGGAATGAAGACCTGTGTCGGTGAAGTCAAGGCAGCAGCAGAATCAATCAAGGAAACCATGAACAGGGACATGGCAAAAGGAACTGAGCAATCTGCACAGTTAATAAAGAAAG TCAATGAAGATTTGGCATCCTACTTCCAAACATTGCTGAAAACACTACAAGCAAAGGATGAAGAAAAGGAAAAGGTTGCAGAGTTGGAGAAAATAATTGCCATG AAAGATACAAAAATAGAGTTTCTTCAGTCTCAACTTGAAGAAGCCCAACAAGAACAACAGAAGGAagttattgaaactttgaaaacagCCTACAAtgaacaacaacagctgaacaGAGAACAACTAGAGAAATTCCAGCGGGAACAGGATAAAAGCCATGCTTTGGCAAGTAAAGATACCTGGAGCAATGGCATAGCATCCAGCTTGCctaaatacaaaaatttcaataGATCAGAGCAAACTCTCAATGCAGACTATGGGTACTCATTTGACAGTGGACACCAAGGTGTTAATGTTTCCTCACTGAGATCACAGGAAAATCATCGATTTAGCGTTCCTCAAGGTATACATCCAATGTGCCATCAAGATAATAATCAAGTAGATTTACGATACAATGATTATATTCAACCACCATATCAACCAATATATAGCAAAGATACATGTAATGGAAGAATTGTATATGGAGTCGACCAGCATGTTAGGTCAGCACTGAgtacacacaaaacaaacatagaTATTCAAACAAACAGAGTCAAATCAACTGAGTTTGTGCAGAATGAATTTACCAcctttgaaaattcaaatagtCATCAACAACACATGAGAATTATGCAGGATATATCGACTGAACCTCTGAAAAATAAACCGGCGCAATCACTATGCCAGACCCTTCCGGTGTCACTGACATCACCCACTACAGAGAGCGGTACCAAATGGGCTGGGGCAGCCAGAGCAAAAGCGAAGCAATCTCCGGTTGCAACCGTAATGCCGCAAGTAAAACAGTCTGTTGTGTCTGCAAACTGTGATGATAGCAAAGAGGATGCAACTGAATTGAGAAGTAGTGTTAAAAAGAGAAGACGGGTTATTGGAGGCAGTACTCAATCTAATGAACATGCTACAAGAAAATCGCAGAGACTTAGTGCCAGGAATTTAACAAGGCCACAAGTATTTCAAGAAGAGGATATAGCAAAAGGAAGTCAACAAATACCTCTTCAAAAAGAAGAGCCAGTCCTaaataacaaaatttcaaataggGCTTCAGCCATAAAAGTGTATGAGTACACTGATGAAGGAAATACTACTGATCAAGTGGGTAATCCTAGAGTGAAGGGCAATGACGAGAGGAAAACCAtggggagaagcagatccttcTCAAGTATACCTAGCCACAGGAAAGTGGACAGAAAAAACAGCTACACTGGAGGATTACAGATGCAGGATGAAAATAAATCTGCCATGGACCTAGAAGATGAAGTTCCAATGACAGTGAAAAGACATGTCAAGCAAGGGAGAAGGACACCTGGCAGTCTTCAATCCAAAAATCAACCACAACTTGCCTCTCCACTGAACAAAGACAAGCCACAAATCAGTCCAAAGGACGTATGTACAAGGTCtatattaaaaatgaaagagAATAAAAATGGAATAAGTGAAG aaggtAACATTTTGAAGACATCAACTCACTATTCAGATTCTGAGGAGAGCTCACAAGAGACCTTCACATTTGTAATTCCTGACTCTCCTG TTTTTATGAAGAGTCCTATAGATGAGCACAGGAGCAATATGTCTAAAAATGAAGATGACTTTTGGAGCTGCTCAAGTTCCATCACTACAAGTGGCCCAATGGAAAGTGAATAC
- the LOC139135587 gene encoding uncharacterized protein isoform X2, with amino-acid sequence MLVNQVNTRDIYTTNPGEFLKNTRFAYDWEDSAFQSTQAYSQGNSSQFENSQTSSYELFSQKPSQQTVVSSHRNESSSADQSKYHLKYLSMPPLFGKDGRSDQPLVTKTSTKGQGHFEQFEINKQRAKERDERDLIQKIFTGMKTCVGEVKAAAESIKETMNRDMAKGTEQSAQLIKKVNEDLASYFQTLLKTLQAKDEEKEKVAELEKIIAMKDTKIEFLQSQLEEAQQEQQKEVIETLKTAYNEQQQLNREQLEKFQREQDKSHALASKDTWSNGIASSLPKYKNFNRSEQTLNADYGYSFDSGHQGVNVSSLRSQENHRFSVPQGIHPMCHQDNNQVDLRYNDYIQPPYQPIYSKDTCNGRIVYGVDQHVRSALSTHKTNIDIQTNRVKSTEFVQNEFTTFENSNSHQQHMRIMQDISTEPLKNKPAQSLCQTLPVSLTSPTTESGTKWAGAARAKAKQSPVATVMPQVKQSVVSANCDDSKEDATELRSSVKKRRRVIGGSTQSNEHATRKSQRLSARNLTRPQVFQEEDIAKGSQQIPLQKEEPVLNNKISNRASAIKVYEYTDEGNTTDQVGNPRVKGNDERKTMGRSRSFSSIPSHRKVDRKNSYTGGLQMQDENKSAMDLEDEVPMTVKRHVKQGRRTPGSLQSKNQPQLASPLNKDKPQISPKDVCTRSILKMKENKNGISEGNILKTSTHYSDSEESSQETFTFVIPDSPVFMKSPIDEHRSNMSKNEDDFWSCSSSITTSGPMESEYKVSRSVEARRKLSDFSLKKSGINIPNIRRSMKTSKHH; translated from the exons ATGTTAGTTAATCAAGTAAACACCAGAGACATCTATACAACAAATCCGGG GGAGTTCCTAAAAAACACAAGATTTGCATATGATTGGGAAGACTCTGCCTTTCAATCAACTCAAGCATACAGCCAAGGAAATAGTTCTCAGTTTGAAAATTCCCAGACCAGCTCATATGAGCTCTTCTCTCAAAAGCCTTCTCAGCAGACTGTAGTTTCAAGCCATAGGAATGAG TCTTCAAGTGCAGACCAATCAAAGTATCATCTCAAGTACTTGTCGATGCCTCCTTTGTTTGGCAAAGATGGCCGTTCTGACCAGCCCTTGGTAACAAAGACAAGTAccaaaggtcaaggtcattttgagcagtttgaaataaataaacagagaGCAAAGGAAAGGGATGAAAG aGACTtaattcagaaaatattcacTGGAATGAAGACCTGTGTCGGTGAAGTCAAGGCAGCAGCAGAATCAATCAAGGAAACCATGAACAGGGACATGGCAAAAGGAACTGAGCAATCTGCACAGTTAATAAAGAAAG TCAATGAAGATTTGGCATCCTACTTCCAAACATTGCTGAAAACACTACAAGCAAAGGATGAAGAAAAGGAAAAGGTTGCAGAGTTGGAGAAAATAATTGCCATG AAAGATACAAAAATAGAGTTTCTTCAGTCTCAACTTGAAGAAGCCCAACAAGAACAACAGAAGGAagttattgaaactttgaaaacagCCTACAAtgaacaacaacagctgaacaGAGAACAACTAGAGAAATTCCAGCGGGAACAGGATAAAAGCCATGCTTTGGCAAGTAAAGATACCTGGAGCAATGGCATAGCATCCAGCTTGCctaaatacaaaaatttcaataGATCAGAGCAAACTCTCAATGCAGACTATGGGTACTCATTTGACAGTGGACACCAAGGTGTTAATGTTTCCTCACTGAGATCACAGGAAAATCATCGATTTAGCGTTCCTCAAGGTATACATCCAATGTGCCATCAAGATAATAATCAAGTAGATTTACGATACAATGATTATATTCAACCACCATATCAACCAATATATAGCAAAGATACATGTAATGGAAGAATTGTATATGGAGTCGACCAGCATGTTAGGTCAGCACTGAgtacacacaaaacaaacatagaTATTCAAACAAACAGAGTCAAATCAACTGAGTTTGTGCAGAATGAATTTACCAcctttgaaaattcaaatagtCATCAACAACACATGAGAATTATGCAGGATATATCGACTGAACCTCTGAAAAATAAACCGGCGCAATCACTATGCCAGACCCTTCCGGTGTCACTGACATCACCCACTACAGAGAGCGGTACCAAATGGGCTGGGGCAGCCAGAGCAAAAGCGAAGCAATCTCCGGTTGCAACCGTAATGCCGCAAGTAAAACAGTCTGTTGTGTCTGCAAACTGTGATGATAGCAAAGAGGATGCAACTGAATTGAGAAGTAGTGTTAAAAAGAGAAGACGGGTTATTGGAGGCAGTACTCAATCTAATGAACATGCTACAAGAAAATCGCAGAGACTTAGTGCCAGGAATTTAACAAGGCCACAAGTATTTCAAGAAGAGGATATAGCAAAAGGAAGTCAACAAATACCTCTTCAAAAAGAAGAGCCAGTCCTaaataacaaaatttcaaataggGCTTCAGCCATAAAAGTGTATGAGTACACTGATGAAGGAAATACTACTGATCAAGTGGGTAATCCTAGAGTGAAGGGCAATGACGAGAGGAAAACCAtggggagaagcagatccttcTCAAGTATACCTAGCCACAGGAAAGTGGACAGAAAAAACAGCTACACTGGAGGATTACAGATGCAGGATGAAAATAAATCTGCCATGGACCTAGAAGATGAAGTTCCAATGACAGTGAAAAGACATGTCAAGCAAGGGAGAAGGACACCTGGCAGTCTTCAATCCAAAAATCAACCACAACTTGCCTCTCCACTGAACAAAGACAAGCCACAAATCAGTCCAAAGGACGTATGTACAAGGTCtatattaaaaatgaaagagAATAAAAATGGAATAAGTGAAG gtAACATTTTGAAGACATCAACTCACTATTCAGATTCTGAGGAGAGCTCACAAGAGACCTTCACATTTGTAATTCCTGACTCTCCTG TTTTTATGAAGAGTCCTATAGATGAGCACAGGAGCAATATGTCTAAAAATGAAGATGACTTTTGGAGCTGCTCAAGTTCCATCACTACAAGTGGCCCAATGGAAAGTGAATAC
- the LOC139135587 gene encoding uncharacterized protein isoform X3: MRDLIQKIFTGMKTCVGEVKAAAESIKETMNRDMAKGTEQSAQLIKKVNEDLASYFQTLLKTLQAKDEEKEKVAELEKIIAMKDTKIEFLQSQLEEAQQEQQKEVIETLKTAYNEQQQLNREQLEKFQREQDKSHALASKDTWSNGIASSLPKYKNFNRSEQTLNADYGYSFDSGHQGVNVSSLRSQENHRFSVPQGIHPMCHQDNNQVDLRYNDYIQPPYQPIYSKDTCNGRIVYGVDQHVRSALSTHKTNIDIQTNRVKSTEFVQNEFTTFENSNSHQQHMRIMQDISTEPLKNKPAQSLCQTLPVSLTSPTTESGTKWAGAARAKAKQSPVATVMPQVKQSVVSANCDDSKEDATELRSSVKKRRRVIGGSTQSNEHATRKSQRLSARNLTRPQVFQEEDIAKGSQQIPLQKEEPVLNNKISNRASAIKVYEYTDEGNTTDQVGNPRVKGNDERKTMGRSRSFSSIPSHRKVDRKNSYTGGLQMQDENKSAMDLEDEVPMTVKRHVKQGRRTPGSLQSKNQPQLASPLNKDKPQISPKDVCTRSILKMKENKNGISEEGNILKTSTHYSDSEESSQETFTFVIPDSPVFMKSPIDEHRSNMSKNEDDFWSCSSSITTSGPMESEYKVSRSVEARRKLSDFSLKKSGINIPNIRRSMKTSKHH, encoded by the exons ATGAG aGACTtaattcagaaaatattcacTGGAATGAAGACCTGTGTCGGTGAAGTCAAGGCAGCAGCAGAATCAATCAAGGAAACCATGAACAGGGACATGGCAAAAGGAACTGAGCAATCTGCACAGTTAATAAAGAAAG TCAATGAAGATTTGGCATCCTACTTCCAAACATTGCTGAAAACACTACAAGCAAAGGATGAAGAAAAGGAAAAGGTTGCAGAGTTGGAGAAAATAATTGCCATG AAAGATACAAAAATAGAGTTTCTTCAGTCTCAACTTGAAGAAGCCCAACAAGAACAACAGAAGGAagttattgaaactttgaaaacagCCTACAAtgaacaacaacagctgaacaGAGAACAACTAGAGAAATTCCAGCGGGAACAGGATAAAAGCCATGCTTTGGCAAGTAAAGATACCTGGAGCAATGGCATAGCATCCAGCTTGCctaaatacaaaaatttcaataGATCAGAGCAAACTCTCAATGCAGACTATGGGTACTCATTTGACAGTGGACACCAAGGTGTTAATGTTTCCTCACTGAGATCACAGGAAAATCATCGATTTAGCGTTCCTCAAGGTATACATCCAATGTGCCATCAAGATAATAATCAAGTAGATTTACGATACAATGATTATATTCAACCACCATATCAACCAATATATAGCAAAGATACATGTAATGGAAGAATTGTATATGGAGTCGACCAGCATGTTAGGTCAGCACTGAgtacacacaaaacaaacatagaTATTCAAACAAACAGAGTCAAATCAACTGAGTTTGTGCAGAATGAATTTACCAcctttgaaaattcaaatagtCATCAACAACACATGAGAATTATGCAGGATATATCGACTGAACCTCTGAAAAATAAACCGGCGCAATCACTATGCCAGACCCTTCCGGTGTCACTGACATCACCCACTACAGAGAGCGGTACCAAATGGGCTGGGGCAGCCAGAGCAAAAGCGAAGCAATCTCCGGTTGCAACCGTAATGCCGCAAGTAAAACAGTCTGTTGTGTCTGCAAACTGTGATGATAGCAAAGAGGATGCAACTGAATTGAGAAGTAGTGTTAAAAAGAGAAGACGGGTTATTGGAGGCAGTACTCAATCTAATGAACATGCTACAAGAAAATCGCAGAGACTTAGTGCCAGGAATTTAACAAGGCCACAAGTATTTCAAGAAGAGGATATAGCAAAAGGAAGTCAACAAATACCTCTTCAAAAAGAAGAGCCAGTCCTaaataacaaaatttcaaataggGCTTCAGCCATAAAAGTGTATGAGTACACTGATGAAGGAAATACTACTGATCAAGTGGGTAATCCTAGAGTGAAGGGCAATGACGAGAGGAAAACCAtggggagaagcagatccttcTCAAGTATACCTAGCCACAGGAAAGTGGACAGAAAAAACAGCTACACTGGAGGATTACAGATGCAGGATGAAAATAAATCTGCCATGGACCTAGAAGATGAAGTTCCAATGACAGTGAAAAGACATGTCAAGCAAGGGAGAAGGACACCTGGCAGTCTTCAATCCAAAAATCAACCACAACTTGCCTCTCCACTGAACAAAGACAAGCCACAAATCAGTCCAAAGGACGTATGTACAAGGTCtatattaaaaatgaaagagAATAAAAATGGAATAAGTGAAG aaggtAACATTTTGAAGACATCAACTCACTATTCAGATTCTGAGGAGAGCTCACAAGAGACCTTCACATTTGTAATTCCTGACTCTCCTG TTTTTATGAAGAGTCCTATAGATGAGCACAGGAGCAATATGTCTAAAAATGAAGATGACTTTTGGAGCTGCTCAAGTTCCATCACTACAAGTGGCCCAATGGAAAGTGAATAC